CTACTTAAAAGTATCCAGCTGCCTGAAAACTTATCCCGAGCTATTGAAGATAAATTACGAGCAGAGCAAGAAGCAGAAACCATGAAATTCATTCTAGAAAAAGAAAAACAAGAAGCAGAGCGCCTTCGCATACAAGCAGAAGGTATCAGAAACGCCCAAAAAATCCTTTCCGAAGGATTAAATGAACTTATTATCAAGTATAAAAGTCTAGAAGTTTTTGAAAAATTATCTCAATCCAATAATACAAAGATTATTATTACAGATGGTAAAACGCCGGTTTTAATAAATGACGAGAAGAAGTAATGATTAAAGATTACCTCAACATGCTATCTTCAATAAAATGGAATTTTTAGGTATTGTTCAGCAAATTTCTTATCATTGCGGAATACTGACTGTAAAATGCATGGGCAGGACATTATTTTAGACGTCAGAAACTTAGAAACTCAATTTCAAACAGGAGATAAAATTGTCAAAGCTGTAGACAATATTTCTTTTCAAGTGCGCAAAGGGCAAGTTGTAGGTATTGTTGGCGAATCAGGTTCAGGAAAATCGGTTACCTCTTTATCAATAATGCGTTTGATTCCCTACCCACCAGGTAAAATCACTAATGGGGAAATTTGGTTTAGCAGTAGGAAACAGGGGCAAACAAATTTATTGGCGTTAAGTGAAAAAGAAATGCGCACGCTTAGAGGTAACGAAATTGCCATGATCTTTCAAGAACCCATGACCTCTCTTAACCCTGTCTTTACCTGTGGTAACCAAGTAATGGAAGTCTTGCAACTTCACCAAAAAATGACAGAAAAACAAGCCCGAGAGCGCACCATTCAACTCTTTAAAGAAGTACAACTACCTGATCCTGAACGAATTTTTAATGCTTTTCCTCATCAACTTTCAGGTGGGCAAAAACAACGAGTAATGATTGCCATGGCTATGTCCTGCCAACCCTCTCTACTCATCGCCGATGAACCTACCACAGCTCTAGATGTAACTACACAAGACACTGTACTCAAACTCATGCAACGCTTCCAAAAAGAGTACAACATGGGTATGATATTTATTACGCATGACTTAGGCGTAATTGCCCAAATTGCTGATTATGTACTCGTAATGTACCATGGCAAAATTGTAGAACAGGGAAACGTTGAAGATATTTTTTTAAAGCCCCAGCATCCTTACACTAAGGGGCTATTAGCTTGCAGACCTAGACTTGATGTCAAACTTAAAGTATTGCCCACAGTTATAGACTTCATGGAGCAAAGTATATATGGAAATGGCACACAAAAAAGCGTAGAGGAGATAATTATTCAAAATACTATTTCAG
This Bacteroidia bacterium DNA region includes the following protein-coding sequences:
- a CDS encoding ABC transporter ATP-binding protein, whose translation is MHGQDIILDVRNLETQFQTGDKIVKAVDNISFQVRKGQVVGIVGESGSGKSVTSLSIMRLIPYPPGKITNGEIWFSSRKQGQTNLLALSEKEMRTLRGNEIAMIFQEPMTSLNPVFTCGNQVMEVLQLHQKMTEKQARERTIQLFKEVQLPDPERIFNAFPHQLSGGQKQRVMIAMAMSCQPSLLIADEPTTALDVTTQDTVLKLMQRFQKEYNMGMIFITHDLGVIAQIADYVLVMYHGKIVEQGNVEDIFLKPQHPYTKGLLACRPRLDVKLKVLPTVIDFMEQSIYGNGTQKSVEEIIIQNTISESEIKSRNQYLQSQEPILKIEKLKTYFPARKNFFGKVIEYKKAVDDVSLDVYPGEVLGLVGESGCGKSTLGRSIMRLVEPIGGKIYYKGKDILQLNPQELRKVRREIQIIFQDPYASLNPRLTVGYAILEPMKVHNILANDEERRARVYELLERVNLNPNFFNRYPHEFSGGQRQRICIARALALNPKFIICDESVSALDVSVQAQVLNLINELKNEYNFTCIFISHDLSVVKFMSDRIAVMKAGKIVEIDEAENIYRNPKEDYTKQLINAIPKGISANRNVSLRASG